The proteins below come from a single Eubacterium limosum genomic window:
- a CDS encoding DUF4355 domain-containing protein, which translates to MSEELINGTESTESNHQENTFEPIRSQEDLDKIIGARVARERKKYEGFEVYKEKAEKYDAFEESQKTEMQKLNERLENAEKENAAYKQREQLVGWAKEVSDTSGVPANLLRGSTKEELMAHADELKAFIGEQPTAPVVPSDGQKPKHKTATTADLFAEALGDKL; encoded by the coding sequence ATGAGTGAAGAATTGATTAATGGGACTGAATCCACCGAAAGCAACCATCAAGAAAATACTTTTGAGCCCATAAGGTCCCAGGAAGATTTAGACAAAATTATCGGCGCACGCGTTGCCAGGGAGCGCAAAAAGTATGAAGGTTTTGAGGTTTATAAGGAGAAAGCGGAAAAGTATGATGCTTTTGAAGAGAGCCAAAAGACCGAGATGCAAAAGTTAAATGAACGCCTCGAAAACGCGGAAAAAGAAAACGCTGCTTATAAGCAACGAGAGCAGCTGGTAGGATGGGCAAAAGAAGTCTCCGACACATCGGGGGTTCCGGCTAATTTGCTGCGGGGCAGCACAAAAGAAGAATTAATGGCCCACGCTGATGAACTGAAAGCTTTTATTGGTGAACAACCAACAGCTCCGGTCGTGCCAAGCGACGGGCAAAAACCAAAGCACAAAACCGCAACAACAGCGGATTTATTTGCCGAGGCACTCGGCGACAAATTGTAG
- a CDS encoding phage major capsid protein — MAIDMNRKTTGVALPEAVSTEIWGKVLESSAVMQLARKIELPGPGIKIQTITGEPTAAWVGETDKKPVSRHTLGTKTLAPYTIAVIEPFSNQFRRDVSALYAELIRRLPYALAKTFDSTVFGGTTKPGSDFDQLSDVTSVNIKTDPWAGLVAADAAVSAEGHVIGGYAISPQAKSILLSAKDGNGRPLFINSVADGGIPVLLGNPVQVVKAAYLAGASDGANTIGYAGDWTKAVYGTVEGVQIAISDQATLTDGENTINLFQQNMFAVRAEIELGFRLADTTAFVKLTDKDA, encoded by the coding sequence ATGGCAATTGATATGAACAGAAAAACCACCGGCGTTGCGTTGCCGGAAGCAGTATCCACTGAAATCTGGGGGAAGGTTTTAGAAAGCTCTGCGGTTATGCAGTTGGCCCGAAAAATTGAATTACCGGGCCCTGGGATTAAAATTCAGACAATTACGGGCGAGCCTACGGCTGCCTGGGTAGGGGAAACGGATAAGAAACCCGTATCCAGACATACACTGGGAACCAAAACATTGGCGCCTTACACTATTGCAGTCATCGAACCTTTTAGCAACCAGTTTCGACGTGATGTCAGCGCACTTTACGCTGAGTTAATCCGACGCCTGCCCTATGCATTGGCAAAAACTTTTGACAGCACCGTGTTTGGTGGTACCACAAAGCCCGGGAGCGACTTCGACCAATTAAGTGACGTGACATCCGTCAACATTAAAACTGACCCTTGGGCTGGACTTGTGGCAGCAGACGCCGCGGTGTCTGCGGAAGGGCATGTGATTGGCGGTTATGCAATCTCCCCGCAGGCTAAGAGCATCCTGCTTAGCGCGAAGGATGGCAATGGACGACCACTGTTTATTAACAGCGTGGCCGACGGCGGCATCCCGGTTCTTCTTGGTAATCCCGTGCAGGTTGTAAAGGCAGCTTATTTGGCGGGCGCCAGTGATGGGGCTAATACGATTGGTTATGCTGGCGACTGGACGAAAGCGGTATATGGAACGGTCGAAGGCGTACAAATTGCGATCTCTGATCAGGCGACTTTGACCGATGGGGAAAACACAATCAACTTATTCCAGCAGAATATGTTTGCGGTTCGCGCCGAAATTGAGCTCGGCTTTAGACTGGCGGATACCACTGCCTTTGTTAAGCTGACCGACAAAGACGCATAA
- a CDS encoding Gp19/Gp15/Gp42 family protein, whose amino-acid sequence MVAFATLVDLERRWRPLSDVEKERAEMLLSDAATKIALLCEQSGVEIDPENDLQSDALVGINCEMVKRAMLSPIDLPPVSTFAQTAGSYSESQTYVNPTGDIYMTLAEKKLIGIGAQRTGSISPAIGGIR is encoded by the coding sequence ATGGTCGCGTTCGCAACATTAGTGGACTTGGAGAGACGATGGCGTCCTTTGTCAGACGTCGAAAAGGAACGGGCCGAGATGCTGTTGTCCGATGCCGCCACAAAAATAGCGCTTCTTTGTGAGCAAAGTGGGGTTGAGATCGACCCTGAGAATGACTTGCAAAGCGATGCGCTGGTTGGGATTAACTGTGAGATGGTTAAGCGGGCGATGCTGTCTCCGATTGATCTACCGCCTGTTTCAACCTTTGCGCAGACGGCAGGGAGTTACTCAGAATCTCAGACTTATGTCAACCCAACTGGGGACATCTATATGACGTTGGCCGAAAAAAAGCTGATAGGTATTGGCGCTCAACGCACGGGGAGCATCTCGCCAGCAATTGGAGGCATTAGATGA
- a CDS encoding DUF5361 domain-containing protein, which translates to MSAVDQRLSWDVEHHLLARIADTLSYFFWSTTVDGMNGRNQPECVARPGEMRKTEAKGEGKTVEECQEILHRKRVTENGN; encoded by the coding sequence ATGAGCGCTGTGGATCAGAGGCTGTCCTGGGACGTGGAGCACCATTTGCTGGCAAGGATTGCGGACACCTTGTCTTATTTTTTTTGGTCTACAACTGTGGATGGCATGAATGGGCGCAACCAACCGGAGTGCGTCGCGCGGCCAGGTGAAATGCGGAAAACCGAAGCAAAAGGCGAAGGAAAAACCGTTGAGGAGTGCCAAGAAATATTACACAGAAAGAGGGTGACGGAGAATGGCAACTGA
- a CDS encoding tape measure protein, whose translation MATELASAYITLIPSLKGAQASITKQLGGIDTTSEGNAIGKKTGTGFLGGFAVAGAVGAVVSKAMNAISASMDAAIKRTDIMNNFPKVMSNMGISAEASQAAITKMSDKLTGLPTSIDAAASSVQRFTSKNNDVGKSTDMFLALNNALLAGGASTEIQSAAMEQLSQSYAKGKMDMEEWRSLQTAMPAQLNQVAQAMGMSADELGEGLRTGTISMDEFMDMIMKLNTEGTGAFASFEEQAKSATGGIGTQLQNMKTAVTRGIANVLDAIGQDTIGKAFAGINGVIKGVSDVVVEMVKRVKESGLGDAFGRLYESAKLAFEPIINNIGPAFMNFFDGLIEAVTNVVDFFADLFDTISVAGLGDTIAESFGKISETIGPLLEMLGNTLGPLIEIIFGVIVDGLNVILPILSQVVAWIVQIVTWIGNILGPALVAMQQIWAAVWRAIFDKIQAFWTGLTEGFSALVGFFQWLWGVVSLGFESLVSSISDFFIRAGDTIRSLWDGIVGFFSSIWNALSTGASNATNIVIEFVGGLPGKIKGFFSDAGSWLLDAGANIIEGLKNGLVSAFEGVKDFVSGIGSWIAEHKGPKAYDLALLVPNGAWIMQSLAKGLQKGFPAVEKTLSSLTDDLMSTRFDGEMAVSVVPRQSMLRGKSALASAEQLPKEEAKRPIVVQAVVEAILDGRKVGYGTAKYSKEKNDFDEKRRNRIGGVLTDV comes from the coding sequence ATGGCAACTGAGTTAGCGTCGGCTTATATTACTTTAATTCCCTCGCTTAAGGGGGCGCAGGCAAGTATTACCAAACAGCTCGGGGGGATAGATACGACCAGCGAGGGAAACGCTATAGGGAAAAAGACGGGTACTGGATTCCTTGGTGGCTTTGCTGTCGCTGGTGCGGTCGGTGCGGTTGTATCTAAAGCCATGAATGCCATCTCTGCGTCTATGGACGCTGCGATTAAACGTACGGACATCATGAACAACTTCCCAAAAGTCATGTCGAACATGGGCATTAGCGCTGAAGCTTCCCAGGCGGCTATTACAAAAATGAGCGATAAGCTTACCGGTTTGCCCACCAGCATTGATGCCGCGGCGTCAAGCGTTCAGAGATTTACGTCTAAAAACAATGATGTCGGCAAATCAACGGATATGTTTTTGGCACTCAACAACGCATTGTTGGCGGGGGGCGCATCCACTGAGATCCAAAGCGCAGCAATGGAGCAGCTTTCACAATCCTATGCCAAAGGGAAAATGGACATGGAAGAATGGCGTTCGCTTCAAACCGCTATGCCTGCTCAACTCAATCAAGTGGCACAGGCTATGGGCATGAGTGCGGACGAATTGGGAGAAGGATTGCGAACCGGGACCATATCCATGGATGAATTTATGGATATGATTATGAAGCTAAACACAGAGGGAACGGGCGCCTTTGCGTCGTTTGAAGAACAAGCTAAAAGCGCTACAGGCGGCATCGGGACGCAGCTGCAAAATATGAAAACCGCTGTAACCCGTGGGATTGCCAACGTGCTTGACGCCATTGGCCAAGATACCATCGGTAAGGCTTTCGCAGGAATTAACGGTGTCATAAAAGGGGTTAGCGATGTTGTTGTCGAAATGGTTAAAAGAGTAAAAGAAAGCGGACTTGGTGACGCTTTTGGAAGACTTTATGAATCTGCTAAATTGGCCTTTGAACCAATCATCAACAACATCGGCCCTGCATTCATGAATTTTTTTGACGGCCTGATCGAAGCCGTGACAAATGTCGTTGATTTTTTTGCCGACCTTTTCGATACAATTTCCGTGGCGGGTCTTGGAGATACAATTGCGGAGTCTTTTGGGAAAATATCCGAAACCATAGGACCATTGCTGGAAATGCTTGGTAACACACTTGGCCCACTCATTGAGATTATCTTCGGTGTTATTGTAGATGGTCTAAATGTTATTCTGCCAATTCTTTCTCAGGTTGTCGCCTGGATTGTACAGATCGTGACATGGATCGGAAACATTCTTGGGCCGGCCCTTGTTGCGATGCAACAAATATGGGCTGCGGTCTGGAGGGCAATTTTTGATAAGATACAAGCATTCTGGACAGGTCTTACCGAGGGCTTTTCTGCCCTTGTTGGTTTTTTTCAATGGCTTTGGGGCGTTGTGTCATTGGGTTTTGAGTCGCTCGTTTCCAGTATCAGTGACTTCTTTATAAGGGCAGGGGACACAATCCGAAGTCTATGGGATGGAATCGTAGGGTTTTTCTCAAGTATATGGAACGCTTTATCAACAGGCGCATCCAATGCAACCAATATCGTGATTGAATTTGTCGGCGGATTGCCGGGCAAGATCAAGGGCTTTTTTTCAGACGCCGGTTCATGGCTGCTTGACGCTGGCGCTAACATAATCGAAGGCCTGAAAAACGGGCTTGTGAGCGCCTTTGAGGGTGTTAAAGACTTTGTTTCTGGCATCGGATCATGGATTGCTGAACACAAAGGACCGAAAGCCTACGACTTGGCACTTCTTGTTCCCAATGGGGCGTGGATCATGCAATCCCTTGCAAAAGGGTTACAGAAAGGATTTCCGGCCGTAGAAAAGACGCTATCAAGCTTAACCGATGATCTTATGTCTACGCGCTTTGATGGTGAAATGGCCGTGTCGGTGGTCCCTCGCCAATCAATGCTCCGCGGCAAGAGTGCCCTTGCGAGCGCGGAACAGCTGCCCAAAGAGGAAGCCAAAAGGCCGATTGTGGTACAGGCGGTTGTGGAGGCAATTCTTGATGGTCGGAAGGTTGGATATGGCACTGCAAAGTATTCAAAGGAAAAAAATGATTTTGACGAAAAACGTAGAAATCGGATAGGAGGTGTATTGACGGATGTATGA
- a CDS encoding distal tail protein Dit: MYDARNASDEAISLDGVYIEDAVEGYKTLSVSGRESLEYSISDEDRPIGMDGMEYYGKRQAGRTIIIRYKLEAYTARNFIARYRKLKAFCSGDNHKLRFADEPNAHYTGTLSRIDSPDSGCLSVVGEIEFYCADPYLESDLITTVQAKMEEGKLVAHVNNDGSGSVYPVYRIKHKAENGYIGIVHTGGAFEMGNIEEADTTPYDRSERLLTGFYSFSAYTGQNPENESILLNGSLTLEEDEWLSLNNKGSGRQWHGGCYRAMLPEDSRGEVGAKNFYCWWRSYFVTGLMGQTGLQQVLLTDESDKLIAGYGMYKSDKVGNTAHVITWVPDGEFKDILFTPSVYVENPFRVNHGECDLLKEGSKLRFHYYGSYYSINVPEIENKKVTYIYVVLGDWGDSEKYMSINKVGNFYADKNNVEAYKDIPNRYSAGSEVVVDCESDSITVRGLPRNDEMVTGSAFYPLPPGETDIEFYTSSWCKEPPEITVEYRKRWL; this comes from the coding sequence ATGTATGATGCAAGAAATGCAAGTGATGAAGCCATCTCTCTTGATGGTGTCTATATTGAAGACGCTGTTGAGGGATATAAAACACTCTCTGTTTCCGGCCGTGAGTCCTTGGAGTATAGCATTTCCGATGAAGACCGTCCTATTGGGATGGATGGTATGGAATACTACGGAAAACGCCAAGCAGGCCGCACCATTATCATACGCTATAAACTCGAAGCCTATACAGCTCGTAACTTTATAGCACGCTACCGAAAACTCAAAGCCTTTTGTAGTGGCGATAACCACAAGCTCCGTTTTGCTGATGAACCAAACGCCCATTATACGGGAACCTTATCTCGGATTGATTCCCCGGATTCTGGCTGTCTTAGCGTGGTTGGCGAGATCGAATTTTACTGCGCAGACCCTTACCTTGAGTCTGACTTAATCACCACCGTTCAAGCGAAGATGGAAGAGGGCAAGTTGGTAGCGCATGTTAACAACGACGGTAGCGGCTCTGTTTATCCAGTTTATCGAATCAAACACAAGGCGGAGAACGGCTATATCGGCATCGTGCACACCGGAGGGGCCTTCGAGATGGGCAATATCGAGGAGGCGGATACAACGCCTTATGATAGAAGTGAAAGGCTTTTGACAGGGTTCTACAGCTTTAGTGCGTATACCGGACAAAATCCCGAAAATGAATCAATTTTGCTTAATGGGTCACTAACGTTGGAGGAAGATGAATGGCTGTCACTTAACAATAAAGGGTCCGGCAGACAATGGCATGGCGGGTGCTATCGAGCAATGCTGCCAGAAGATTCAAGGGGGGAAGTCGGAGCAAAAAACTTTTATTGTTGGTGGCGGTCTTATTTTGTAACAGGATTAATGGGACAAACAGGACTCCAACAAGTACTGCTAACGGATGAGAGTGACAAGTTAATTGCCGGGTATGGAATGTACAAATCGGATAAGGTAGGAAACACGGCGCATGTAATCACCTGGGTTCCTGATGGAGAGTTTAAAGATATTTTGTTTACGCCAAGTGTTTATGTGGAAAATCCGTTTCGGGTTAACCACGGTGAATGCGATCTATTAAAAGAAGGAAGCAAATTAAGATTTCATTACTATGGCAGTTATTATTCGATTAACGTTCCTGAAATCGAAAATAAAAAAGTAACCTACATTTATGTTGTTTTAGGGGATTGGGGGGATTCAGAGAAATATATGTCTATCAATAAGGTGGGTAATTTTTATGCTGATAAAAATAATGTCGAGGCCTATAAAGATATACCAAACCGGTATTCTGCCGGCAGCGAGGTGGTGGTTGACTGCGAGAGCGACAGCATCACGGTTCGCGGACTTCCCAGAAACGATGAGATGGTGACCGGTAGTGCTTTTTACCCGCTGCCGCCCGGGGAAACCGACATTGAATTTTACACTTCCAGCTGGTGCAAAGAACCGCCTGAAATCACAGTTGAGTATAGAAAGAGGTGGTTGTAG
- a CDS encoding phage tail spike protein, protein MLISIHDKTLQRVAFIDNEKPGALHFFDDVWHRYLTEATSTFDFSVPKTGNAALQYLTEKNYVSFQYEGQDYLFNIMRTEETEEDLACYCENLNLELLNEQAAPFKANGPGKFVDYFNNETLIGGKFYSDLVIGFNEVAEYSRTLEWEGTDSKLSRLLSLVNKFDAECEFITELNRDGTLKRIVLNIYKKHDDTHQGVGTRRQDVTLYYGKEIEAIRRTIDKTNLYSAIYPQGKDGLSITTVEKTEYDADGRVLYYTHSGQPYLYAPQTAEEYPAQISGKNDRWILYRWNYETDNINTLYGQALAKLKEISVPAITYEVDGSRTLEIGDTVKIHDDKFTPTLLLEARVSEQEVSFSDPTKNKNVFSNFKALENKLSTDITGRLDQLIQEALPYTAEILSDNGTVFRNGEGETTLTARVLKGNVDVTSAVEVTWVRADAPQTAVTTPSITITATDVIGKAVYKLAAKNKEGSMLTSAEVTITHVLDGTGGEQGVSATAIEEQFYLSTSDTTPTGGRWQAVCPAWEPGKYIWSRYKCSWSDDRITYTTPTLATGLNTANTTASSANSTANDAKDTADIALGEASAAVARVGDLEAENVTITNKLTVTEADIKKLKADVAEIGDLSAVTADIENLKADVAEIDTALIGKADIDLANIKNGCITTAMIGTGVIGTTQIADGSITDAKIVGLTANKITAGRLDAAQIEVVNLNAANITVGTINGVQIAPGAIDLDKLSSTVSGMINGAVDTANNAQTTADGKNKIYYQNTQPGLTGNKKGDTWFDTANGYKAYVWDGTKWSASPFGSGALSDAVNSSITTAGSNASTALANAAAAKTAADQAAKDAQTAQSNASAAQTAADQAAKDLEAAEKNLAAVTGRVDATEEEIAAAQEAVTTAQNKANAAAQAAASAQSTADTAKQNAAAAQTKADSAYTLADQAKKAAATAQTSADGKNTVFYQTAQPPTTGRKTGDTWFDTDDGNRIYRWDGSKWTASQFGTNAIANATITNALIANLDAGKITTGTLAAARIGAESITAEKLAAGSVIAGKIAANAVTASTIATGAVNADKLAANSVIAGKIAANAVTAGTIAAGSINADKLAAGAVTADKLAAGAVTADKIAAGTITAAQIAANAITATQLAAGAVTAAKIAAGQITADKIAAGAITADKFYGTAITSKNYVANSAGTKIDLSNGTIDTKNFKVDSAGNVAMTGNLSMQGTQTVTIKNASAAEIGRIQFKAKGWVSHQAYDGTFVGGTQQLLLSTGYLGATTCSTTMDVGLYPFLQAVRSENTKSLSLMAPGSTAAVAGITMNTGQSPYVQGFGCTEEVDFTPASGFTKLSGYMNKIVYNAMGKFCFLAFTLSGNITAGPWVTVLTLPAGYRPSLTLTYSGNNGNQGLSQIRINPNGTVQAWGQSNLPDISYTAFYYVA, encoded by the coding sequence ATGTTAATCAGTATTCACGATAAGACCTTGCAGCGCGTTGCTTTTATTGACAACGAGAAGCCGGGGGCACTTCACTTTTTTGATGATGTCTGGCACCGCTATCTGACGGAAGCCACCAGCACCTTTGATTTTTCGGTTCCGAAAACAGGCAATGCGGCGCTTCAATACTTAACGGAAAAGAACTATGTCTCCTTTCAATACGAAGGGCAGGACTACCTGTTTAATATCATGCGGACCGAGGAAACAGAGGAGGATTTAGCCTGTTATTGTGAAAATCTGAACCTTGAGCTTCTCAACGAGCAGGCCGCACCCTTTAAAGCAAATGGTCCGGGAAAGTTTGTTGATTATTTTAACAATGAGACGCTGATTGGAGGAAAGTTTTATTCTGATCTGGTTATCGGCTTCAATGAAGTTGCAGAGTATAGCAGAACATTAGAATGGGAGGGGACGGATTCAAAGCTGTCCAGACTTTTGTCGCTTGTAAATAAATTTGACGCGGAATGTGAGTTTATCACAGAGCTTAACCGCGATGGCACCCTCAAGCGTATTGTGCTAAATATCTATAAAAAACATGACGATACCCATCAAGGGGTAGGAACTCGCCGGCAGGATGTAACGCTATACTATGGCAAAGAGATTGAGGCGATCCGCCGAACAATTGATAAAACCAACCTATATAGCGCTATTTATCCGCAGGGAAAAGACGGCCTGAGCATCACGACGGTTGAAAAGACCGAATACGACGCGGATGGCCGAGTTTTGTATTACACACACAGTGGGCAACCTTATCTCTACGCTCCTCAGACGGCAGAAGAATACCCAGCACAGATTTCAGGGAAAAATGATCGATGGATTCTCTATCGCTGGAATTATGAGACCGACAATATCAACACACTCTATGGTCAAGCGCTGGCAAAGCTTAAGGAGATCAGCGTACCAGCAATTACTTACGAAGTGGATGGTAGCCGCACGTTGGAAATTGGCGATACCGTTAAAATCCATGATGACAAGTTTACGCCAACACTGCTTTTGGAGGCGCGGGTCAGCGAACAAGAGGTTTCTTTTTCAGATCCAACAAAGAATAAAAATGTCTTTTCCAATTTCAAGGCTCTGGAGAACAAACTTTCAACGGATATTACGGGGCGTCTTGATCAGCTGATTCAGGAGGCGCTACCCTATACCGCAGAAATTTTGAGCGATAACGGGACGGTATTCCGAAACGGCGAAGGCGAGACGACCTTGACCGCACGCGTGCTAAAAGGCAATGTGGATGTAACATCCGCCGTTGAAGTAACCTGGGTTCGGGCAGATGCACCCCAGACGGCGGTCACCACCCCTTCAATTACAATCACCGCGACAGACGTCATTGGCAAAGCCGTGTATAAGCTTGCGGCCAAAAATAAAGAAGGCAGCATGCTCACAAGCGCAGAAGTAACCATCACACATGTCCTTGACGGAACGGGGGGCGAGCAGGGTGTTTCCGCAACTGCGATTGAAGAACAGTTCTACTTGTCAACATCAGATACCACGCCAACCGGCGGAAGGTGGCAGGCGGTTTGCCCGGCTTGGGAGCCTGGAAAATACATCTGGAGCCGGTACAAATGCAGTTGGTCCGATGATCGAATAACCTACACAACACCGACGTTGGCCACAGGTCTCAACACAGCTAACACAACCGCCAGTTCGGCCAATAGCACAGCGAATGACGCGAAAGATACCGCGGATATAGCGCTTGGCGAAGCTTCCGCAGCGGTAGCACGAGTTGGTGATTTAGAAGCTGAAAATGTAACGATCACAAATAAGCTGACTGTGACGGAAGCAGATATTAAAAAACTAAAAGCAGACGTGGCAGAGATTGGAGACCTTTCTGCGGTAACAGCGGACATTGAAAACTTAAAAGCCGATGTCGCAGAAATCGACACTGCTCTTATTGGCAAGGCGGACATTGACCTCGCCAACATTAAGAATGGGTGCATTACTACCGCTATGATCGGCACAGGGGTCATCGGCACCACGCAGATCGCAGACGGCAGCATCACGGACGCAAAAATCGTCGGCTTAACAGCGAATAAGATCACCGCAGGACGGCTGGACGCTGCCCAGATTGAGGTTGTGAACCTGAATGCGGCGAATATCACGGTGGGCACCATCAATGGGGTGCAGATCGCACCCGGAGCCATTGATCTGGATAAATTATCCAGTACGGTGTCTGGAATGATTAATGGGGCGGTGGATACCGCCAATAATGCACAGACCACTGCCGATGGCAAGAATAAGATTTATTATCAGAATACCCAGCCCGGATTAACCGGAAATAAAAAGGGTGACACCTGGTTTGACACCGCCAACGGCTATAAGGCTTATGTCTGGGACGGGACAAAATGGTCTGCCAGTCCTTTTGGTTCAGGCGCCCTGTCGGATGCCGTAAACAGCAGCATCACGACGGCAGGCAGCAACGCCAGTACCGCTTTAGCCAATGCGGCGGCAGCCAAAACCGCAGCCGATCAGGCCGCGAAGGATGCACAGACAGCACAGAGCAATGCCAGCGCGGCACAGACAGCCGCAGACCAGGCCGCCAAAGACCTGGAAGCCGCTGAAAAAAATCTGGCAGCGGTTACGGGCAGAGTGGATGCCACAGAGGAAGAAATCGCCGCCGCACAGGAAGCGGTCACAACAGCTCAAAACAAGGCTAACGCAGCGGCTCAGGCAGCTGCTTCGGCACAGAGCACCGCCGATACAGCGAAACAGAATGCGGCGGCCGCCCAGACAAAAGCCGACAGCGCCTATACGCTTGCGGATCAGGCGAAAAAGGCAGCGGCCACCGCCCAGACCAGCGCGGACGGCAAAAATACCGTCTTCTACCAGACCGCACAGCCGCCGACAACGGGGCGAAAAACCGGGGACACCTGGTTTGATACCGATGATGGAAATAGGATTTACCGTTGGGACGGCAGTAAATGGACAGCTTCGCAGTTTGGAACAAACGCCATTGCGAATGCCACCATTACGAATGCGTTAATTGCGAACTTAGACGCGGGCAAGATCACAACGGGCACCTTAGCGGCGGCAAGAATCGGCGCCGAAAGCATAACAGCCGAAAAACTGGCGGCAGGGTCGGTCATCGCTGGTAAAATCGCAGCAAATGCGGTGACGGCTTCGACCATTGCCACTGGCGCGGTCAATGCAGATAAACTGGCAGCTAACTCGGTCATTGCTGGCAAAATTGCCGCCAATGCGGTTACCGCGGGAACCATTGCCGCGGGTTCCATCAATGCGGACAAACTGGCGGCAGGCGCAGTGACAGCGGATAAGTTGGCGGCGGGCGCTGTCACGGCCGATAAGATTGCCGCAGGGACCATCACCGCAGCCCAGATCGCGGCCAATGCCATCACAGCGACACAGCTGGCAGCTGGTGCCGTCACCGCCGCTAAGATCGCGGCCGGGCAGATTACCGCGGACAAAATTGCGGCCGGTGCTATTACAGCCGATAAGTTCTATGGAACAGCCATCACCAGTAAAAACTACGTTGCCAACAGTGCTGGAACCAAGATAGATCTTTCTAATGGCACCATTGACACCAAGAATTTCAAGGTGGACAGTGCCGGAAACGTTGCTATGACTGGGAATCTTTCAATGCAAGGAACGCAGACGGTCACGATTAAAAATGCGAGTGCCGCCGAGATTGGACGCATTCAGTTCAAGGCAAAAGGGTGGGTATCACATCAGGCCTATGATGGAACCTTTGTCGGTGGAACCCAACAGCTTTTATTAAGTACAGGCTATTTAGGGGCAACTACCTGTTCAACGACAATGGATGTGGGGCTATACCCATTTCTACAGGCAGTGCGTTCTGAAAACACAAAGTCGTTATCGTTAATGGCACCAGGAAGTACCGCGGCAGTTGCAGGCATTACAATGAATACAGGACAAAGCCCGTATGTTCAAGGGTTTGGTTGTACCGAAGAAGTGGACTTTACACCAGCAAGCGGCTTTACAAAATTATCGGGGTATATGAACAAAATTGTCTACAATGCGATGGGGAAATTTTGCTTTTTAGCCTTTACCCTGTCAGGCAACATCACAGCGGGTCCTTGGGTAACAGTATTAACTTTACCAGCAGGCTATCGGCCAAGTTTAACCCTGACATACTCTGGCAATAACGGGAACCAGGGCTTGAGCCAGATTCGCATAAACCCGAATGGAACGGTCCAGGCCTGGGGACAAAGCAATCTTCCGGATATTTCATATACCGCGTTTTACTATGTAGCATAA
- a CDS encoding phage holin, which translates to MNINWKIRLKSLPFWAGMLSALVVFGQSIAPLFGLTIDFGPIQDAVNTILMLLVAWGVLVDPTTPKTADSGVTMAKTSIQETAQDVLKKKEDK; encoded by the coding sequence ATGAACATTAACTGGAAAATACGATTAAAGAGTTTACCATTCTGGGCCGGCATGTTGTCGGCTCTGGTTGTTTTTGGGCAGAGCATCGCGCCGCTGTTTGGGTTAACTATCGACTTTGGCCCGATCCAGGACGCTGTGAATACGATCTTAATGCTTTTAGTGGCTTGGGGTGTATTAGTAGACCCAACAACACCAAAGACAGCGGATAGCGGGGTAACAATGGCAAAAACAAGTATTCAGGAAACGGCTCAGGACGTTTTGAAAAAGAAGGAGGACAAATAA